One segment of Larus michahellis chromosome 14, bLarMic1.1, whole genome shotgun sequence DNA contains the following:
- the LOC141751235 gene encoding tektin-3-like translates to MESVGSPLPAKFAHPRAIPTRFLPAIHTMASSYKNRFPYRPLPQSYSLPWMPSTYYRTAASKPTLAAFSKSSQGITAGEKLPSVSTRTTVFTRYTPEDWYKSNVTNYRESETSQKNAERLRADTSRIIDHKYQQTKKTQAESTKNLGVRANDIAFWKSELCHELDEVIGETNALTEVKTRLERALAEAEAPLRVAQECLLHREKRMGIDLVHDNVEEQLLTEVDVIRSCQEKMQQFLDKAKAQITSNRAAQQNLEKDLANKQVAHRIDDRCHHLMNTSQGISYYRGVEQVDATISVPQSWAKFTNNNILRSQSERAASAKLRDDIENLLAVTDSQMWRQFNAVNGAFTNRIAETADAKRKIQTHLAKTVQEIFQTERNIEAIQKAIRDQGPPLKVAQTRLDERTRRPNMELCRDTAQLRLVNEVRDIHGTVQTLQQQLRDSQDTLQMLVRAKAVLQHDLAVKANTLFIDQEKCMAMRKTFPSTAWLLGPI, encoded by the exons ATGGAGTCTGTCGGCTCTCCCTTACCAGCAAAGTTCGCCCATCCCAGAGCCATACCCACCAGGTTTCTCCCTGCCATCCACACCATGGCATCAAGCTATAAGAACCGATTTCCTTACCGCCCCTTGCCTCAGAGCTACAGCCTcccctggatgcccagcacctaCTACAGAACGGCTGCCAGCAAACCAACTTTGGCTGCCTTTTCCAAGAGTTCCCAGGGGATAACCGCCGGCGAGAAGCTTCCATCTGTTTCCACCAGAACCACTGTCTTCACCCGCTACACCCCTGAAGACTGGTACAAGTCCAACGTGACCAATTACAGGGAGTCGGAGACCTCCCAGAAGAACGCGGAGCGCCTGAGAGCCGATACCTCCCGCATCATTGACCACAAATACCAGCAGACCAAGAAAACGCaagcagaaagcaccaaaaaCCTGGGAGTGCGCGCCAATGACATCGCGTTTTGGAAATCGGAGCTCTGCCACGAGCTAGATGAGGTGATCGGGGAGACCAACGCGCTCACAGAGgtgaagaccaggctggagagagccttggCCGAGGCGGAGGCCCCTCTCCGG GTCGCTCAGGAGTGCTTACTTCACcgggagaagaggatgggcatcGACCTGGTCCATGACAACGTGGAGGAACAGCTCTTAACA gaagtCGATGTCATCAGGTCGTGCCAGGAGAAGATGCAGCAGTTCCTGGACAAGGCCAAAGCCCAGATCAC GTCCAACCGGGCGGCCCAGCAGAATCTGGAGAAGGATCTGGCCAACAAGCAGGTGGCCCACCGGATCGATGACAGGTGCCACCACCTGATGAACACCTCCCAGGGCATCAGTTACTACCGAGGGGTGGAGCAGGTCGATGCCAC GATCTCGGTGCCGCAGTCCTGGGCCAAGTTCACCAACAACAACATCCTCCGCTCCCAGAGCGAGCGGGCGGCCTCCGCCAAGCTGCGGGATGACATCGAGAACCTGCTGGCGGTGACGGACAGCCAGATGTGGCGGCAGTTCAACGCCGTGAACGGCGCCTTCACCAACCGCATCGCCGAGACGGCCGATGCCAAGAGAAAGATTCAGACCCACCTGGCCAAG ACAGTGCAGGAAATATTCCAGACCGAGAGGAATATAGAAGCCATCCAAAAGGCCATTAGGGACCAGGGGCCTCCATTAAAGGTGGCTCAGACCCGGCTGGACGAGCGCACTCGGAGGCCAAACATGGAGCTGTGCCGGGACACTGCCCAGCTGCG ccttgtcaacGAGGTCCGTGACATCCATGGGACGGTGcagactcttcagcagcagctgagagacagccaGGACACCTTGCAAATGCTGGTTCGTGCCAAGGCTGTCCTGCAGCATGACCTGGCCGTCAAAGCCAACACCCTGTTCATCGACCAGGAGAAGTGCATGGCGATGCgcaagacctttcccagcaccgcGTGGCTGCTGGGTCCCAtctag